The Chryseobacterium sp. 52 genome includes a region encoding these proteins:
- a CDS encoding leucine-rich repeat domain-containing protein, with protein MKKLVLLISILSLCLAKAQIDPVKYPTFTNIDEALNSNKPVYSMSFREKGLFNLPPQISKLSSLFFLNIMGNKLEKMDQELFALTDLEILNVNENGIKYIPDEIGNLKKLNTFSMNLNGLTSINPNMAKLQNLKVVHFDANNLNVFPEALMEIPTLEEINLQGNQISIIADRLDRIKNLKFLNLSENQINDLGNLSFPKKLKYLELQQNAIVRLPENLFKIQNLEFLNVSDNHITEISPRIKGLKNVVSMNLANNNLKDLPEEMAQLKNLKTLILTGNPIEKTTIERLKNLMPETQIYF; from the coding sequence ATGAAAAAACTTGTTCTATTGATTTCTATACTCTCTCTCTGTCTTGCAAAGGCACAGATTGACCCTGTAAAATACCCTACGTTTACCAATATTGATGAGGCGTTGAACAGTAATAAACCTGTTTACAGTATGAGTTTCAGAGAAAAGGGACTTTTTAATCTGCCACCACAGATTTCGAAACTGAGCTCCCTGTTTTTCCTGAATATCATGGGAAACAAGCTTGAAAAGATGGATCAGGAACTTTTTGCATTAACTGATCTGGAGATTTTAAATGTGAATGAAAACGGAATCAAGTATATTCCTGATGAAATAGGAAATCTGAAAAAGCTGAATACATTCTCAATGAATCTCAACGGGCTGACAAGTATCAATCCCAATATGGCAAAGCTTCAGAACTTAAAAGTGGTTCATTTTGATGCCAATAATCTGAATGTTTTTCCGGAGGCGCTGATGGAAATACCAACGCTGGAAGAAATTAACCTGCAGGGAAATCAGATCAGTATCATTGCTGACCGTTTAGACAGGATCAAAAATTTAAAATTTCTAAACCTATCTGAAAACCAGATCAATGATCTGGGAAACCTTTCTTTTCCTAAAAAATTAAAATATCTGGAGCTGCAGCAGAATGCTATTGTAAGGCTCCCGGAAAATCTGTTCAAAATCCAAAATCTTGAATTTCTGAACGTGAGCGATAATCATATCACAGAAATATCCCCCAGAATAAAAGGATTGAAAAATGTGGTCAGTATGAATCTGGCTAATAATAATCTGAAAGACCTTCCTGAAGAGATGGCACAGCTTAAAAACCTGAAAACCCTTATTCTTACAGGAAATCCTATAGAAAAAACAACGATTGAGCGATTAAAAAACCTCATGCCGGAAACCCAGATCTATTTCTAA